Proteins found in one Fulvitalea axinellae genomic segment:
- the mfd gene encoding transcription-repair coupling factor, which produces MSQENSENTLIRRYAEDPELLSFAHALREDSKNTAVKGLVGSMDSCAAVALASVFSDMRHVFVLHDREEAAYFHSDLRGLGLKDTLFFPSSAKRPYRPEETENANVLQRAEVLNELNQRLDRGWLLVTYPEALSEKVINKRSLKTNTYTVKEGDEIDVEFLCEMLVDYGFERSDFVYEAGQFAVRGGIIDIYSYSADFPFRIELFGDEVESVRSFDPETQLSVESVGRFDLIPDVQTKLTEERRESFLDFIPESSVLWFKDYQLTLDVLEKSFEKAGEKFEEITAKHEAQVVLSPEDLYETADAFAKKSLDFRRVEFGNRFYLDHSKVFERQAEAQPSFNKNFELLAENLDENSAKGLDTFLVSDSEKQLERLRKIFEEISPNTKFEIGRNDLRAGFVDKTQGVACYTDHQIFERFHRFKTKEKHTRSRAMTLKELRSLKTGDFVTHVDHGIGRFAGLELVDVNGRKQESIRLIYKGDDLLYVSLHALHKVSKYSGKEGVPPAMSKLGSQEWNNKKKRAKSKVMDIADDLIKLYARRKNAPGFAFPTDDFMQAELESSFLYEDTPDQAKATKEVKADMELAHPMDRLVCGDVGFGKTEIAIRAAFKSVASGKQVAVLVPTTILAMQHHRTFSERLSNFPVRVEYINRFKSAKQVREILTDSAEGKVDILIGTHRLANKDVKFKDLGLMVIDEEQKFGVKVKEKLKEMRVDVDALTLTATPIPRTLHFSLMGARDLSVISTPPPNRQPVTTEIHTFGEAVVRDAVSYELRRGGQVFFVHNRVEDIESIGALIKRLVPDARIAVAHGQMEGAKLERVMVDFIDGAYDVLVSTNIIESGLDIPNANTIVINQAHMFGLSDLHQMRGRVGRSNRKAFCYLLSPPVSVMTGEARKRLSTLEEFSDLGDGFKVAMRDLDIRGAGNLLGAEQSGFITDLGFEMYHKILDEAVKELKETKFKELFANEVKKEEKPKPFVEDCNVETDWELLVPEDYVSNTAERLGLYTRLDKIKEKDKLDEFVKELKDRFGKLPRPVEDLVKTIRVRWQAQSMGFERLTMKGGVMRGYFVSEKHDTYFQSPVFGKILSFVQKNPKKSKLKELKGRPMLVVQEVTDVDEALGLFENIQAD; this is translated from the coding sequence ATGAGCCAAGAAAATTCCGAAAACACCCTGATCCGGCGCTACGCCGAAGATCCCGAATTATTGTCGTTTGCTCATGCTCTCCGTGAAGATTCTAAAAATACGGCTGTCAAAGGCTTGGTGGGATCGATGGACAGTTGCGCCGCCGTGGCTTTGGCTTCGGTTTTTTCGGATATGAGGCACGTCTTCGTGCTTCATGACAGGGAAGAGGCCGCTTACTTTCATTCCGATTTGCGAGGGTTGGGGCTGAAAGATACGCTGTTTTTTCCGTCATCTGCCAAAAGGCCTTACCGGCCGGAGGAAACCGAAAACGCCAATGTACTGCAAAGGGCGGAAGTGCTGAACGAACTGAACCAACGCCTTGACAGGGGTTGGTTGTTGGTCACTTATCCGGAAGCGTTGTCTGAGAAAGTGATCAACAAAAGGTCGCTTAAGACGAACACTTACACCGTAAAAGAAGGTGACGAAATCGATGTCGAATTCCTTTGCGAGATGTTGGTCGATTATGGTTTCGAACGGTCGGATTTTGTTTACGAAGCCGGACAATTCGCTGTCAGGGGTGGCATTATCGATATTTATTCCTACTCGGCGGACTTTCCTTTCCGTATCGAACTTTTCGGGGACGAAGTGGAAAGCGTCCGGAGTTTTGATCCGGAAACACAGCTTTCGGTCGAATCTGTCGGGCGTTTTGATTTGATCCCTGACGTTCAGACTAAACTTACCGAAGAGCGCAGGGAATCGTTTCTGGATTTTATCCCGGAATCCTCAGTGCTTTGGTTCAAAGATTATCAGCTGACGCTGGATGTGCTGGAAAAAAGCTTTGAGAAAGCGGGAGAAAAATTCGAGGAGATAACCGCCAAGCACGAGGCTCAGGTCGTGTTGTCTCCGGAAGACCTTTACGAAACCGCTGATGCCTTCGCCAAAAAATCCCTTGATTTCAGGCGGGTGGAGTTCGGTAACCGGTTTTATCTGGATCATTCCAAAGTTTTCGAAAGGCAAGCGGAAGCTCAGCCGTCTTTCAATAAGAATTTTGAGCTTTTGGCCGAAAATCTGGATGAAAACAGCGCCAAAGGATTGGATACGTTTCTGGTTTCGGACTCGGAAAAACAACTGGAAAGATTGCGCAAAATCTTCGAGGAAATAAGTCCCAATACCAAATTTGAAATCGGGCGGAATGACCTTCGGGCAGGTTTTGTGGATAAAACCCAAGGAGTAGCCTGTTATACTGATCATCAGATTTTTGAAAGATTCCATAGATTTAAAACCAAAGAAAAACATACTCGCTCCCGGGCAATGACGCTCAAAGAGCTTCGTTCGCTGAAAACCGGCGATTTCGTGACGCATGTCGATCACGGGATCGGGCGGTTCGCAGGGCTTGAACTGGTGGATGTGAACGGCAGAAAGCAGGAATCCATCCGCCTAATTTATAAAGGTGACGATCTGCTTTATGTGAGTCTGCACGCATTGCATAAAGTGTCCAAATATTCGGGCAAAGAGGGCGTGCCTCCGGCGATGAGCAAGCTTGGCTCCCAAGAATGGAACAATAAGAAAAAACGAGCCAAGAGCAAGGTCATGGACATTGCCGATGATCTGATTAAGCTATACGCCCGACGCAAGAACGCCCCCGGCTTTGCGTTTCCCACCGACGATTTTATGCAGGCCGAGTTGGAGTCGTCGTTTTTGTATGAGGACACTCCGGACCAAGCCAAAGCCACAAAGGAAGTGAAAGCCGATATGGAATTGGCCCACCCAATGGACAGGTTGGTTTGCGGAGATGTAGGCTTTGGTAAGACGGAAATCGCAATCCGGGCCGCCTTCAAGTCTGTGGCCTCCGGCAAACAGGTTGCCGTTCTGGTTCCGACGACTATCCTGGCTATGCAACATCACCGTACTTTCTCCGAACGGTTATCTAATTTTCCCGTGAGGGTGGAATACATTAACAGGTTTAAGTCCGCCAAGCAAGTTCGGGAAATCTTGACCGATTCTGCGGAAGGTAAGGTCGATATACTTATCGGAACGCACCGCTTGGCTAACAAAGACGTCAAGTTTAAGGATTTGGGTCTGATGGTAATTGACGAAGAACAGAAGTTTGGAGTCAAAGTAAAGGAAAAGCTCAAGGAGATGCGGGTGGATGTGGACGCCCTGACGCTCACGGCCACTCCGATTCCACGAACGTTACACTTTTCGCTAATGGGCGCCCGCGACCTTAGCGTTATTTCCACTCCGCCACCAAACCGTCAGCCCGTTACTACGGAGATTCACACTTTTGGGGAAGCGGTTGTCAGAGATGCCGTCAGCTATGAGTTGAGAAGGGGCGGACAAGTCTTTTTCGTACATAATCGCGTGGAGGATATCGAGTCAATAGGGGCGCTGATCAAACGTCTCGTGCCTGATGCTCGGATAGCGGTGGCCCATGGCCAAATGGAAGGGGCGAAGTTGGAGCGTGTGATGGTCGATTTTATCGATGGCGCATACGATGTGTTAGTTTCGACAAATATCATCGAGTCCGGTTTGGATATTCCGAACGCCAATACGATTGTGATCAACCAAGCGCACATGTTCGGTTTGTCCGATCTTCACCAGATGCGCGGGCGGGTCGGGCGTTCAAACCGTAAGGCCTTTTGTTACCTGCTCTCACCGCCGGTTTCTGTTATGACTGGAGAGGCTAGAAAAAGGCTCAGTACGCTAGAAGAGTTTTCCGATCTCGGTGACGGATTCAAAGTGGCGATGCGCGACTTGGATATCAGGGGCGCCGGAAATTTGCTCGGAGCCGAACAAAGTGGATTTATTACTGATTTAGGCTTCGAAATGTATCATAAAATATTGGACGAAGCCGTTAAAGAATTAAAAGAAACCAAATTCAAAGAGCTGTTTGCCAATGAGGTGAAAAAGGAAGAGAAGCCGAAACCTTTTGTGGAGGATTGCAACGTCGAGACGGATTGGGAGCTTTTAGTTCCAGAGGATTACGTTTCCAATACGGCCGAACGCTTGGGACTTTACACGCGATTAGATAAAATCAAGGAAAAAGACAAGTTGGATGAGTTTGTAAAAGAACTTAAAGACCGTTTCGGAAAGTTGCCTAGGCCTGTGGAAGATTTGGTGAAAACAATTCGGGTCAGGTGGCAAGCCCAGTCGATGGGTTTTGAAAGGCTCACGATGAAAGGCGGAGTGATGCGAGGATATTTCGTTTCGGAAAAACATGACACGTATTTCCAATCGCCTGTTTTTGGAAAGATTTTGTCTTTTGTTCAAAAGAATCCAAAAAAGTCAAAATTAAAAGAGTTGAAAGGGCGCCCAATGTTGGTTGTCCAAGAGGTGACCGACGTAGATGAGGCATTAGGCCTTTTTGAAAATATACAAGCGGATTGA